The genomic stretch TCTTGATCGTAGCTGGTCAGGTTCTCCTCTGTCAAGTTCTTCTCTGTCAGGCCAGCCAACATCTTCAACAGCAGCATCCTCTCCTCAACAACCAAACTCTGGAGAAGCATCAAGGACATTTAAAGATCAAACCAAATGGCACTCATTCTTGCAAATATAGTGAATAAATAGACATATGACAATGTTGGTGGTAATTGTGACAGAAAGCTCAAtccagaagaaaagaaagaaatcaaaacaaaaaaaaattggcaaGGAGTATAATAGTGTCTAAATAACAAATGTCCATATACTACTTTGCTGACTGCAGCCGTACCAACACCCCATAACTCAATCTTCACAAATGAGGCTTTAATTCTCATCAAAGTGTAAACGGAAACGACACTATTCCCATAAGCGTGATCTGGACCCACCTCATTGCTTAGAGTTTTCTCCTGCACAGGAAGTGCTCCGGTCTGGCCTCCACACCACACGATGAGGATCAGAGGGACGAGGCTGGTCAACACTCTCATGGTGATCCAGGCACTCTGTGCTACTGAACAAGTGTCTACTCTGACGAGTACTCCCATGTTTTTATAGACCCTCACTCCAGGAGCTCTGACGCACAGCTGTGGAGATTCATGAGGAATATTGGATTAGTTATCCATTTCAAGGACTTGTTAGGCATCACTGTTTTGCTGGAACATAAATTAATACAGTGTAGCAGTTTTCTCTTCCTGAGACAGATGTATTCAACATAACTTCCCTCATCATGAATAAGTAATGTGAAAGTGAGTCAGTCCTTTCCATTATTAACCAGAAGAAAGTTAACTCGCCAAATTCCAAAATAAGTTATTCATTGTCGTCTTAGATATGTTTCATTAATTTCTTATCAAAGGGATGTTTTCTTTTACAACAAGATAAACCGTGATCGTCTGGTAACAGTAGCAAATGCAATGCTGAGAGCCATCAGGCTATGCTATCACATTATCAAAACATCTAATCTTATCAACAAAGGCAGTTTTAAATTGGATTACATATACTCAAGAGATACAGAAAAAAATCTATACAAACCAGCACCTTTTGAGA from Sardina pilchardus chromosome 7, fSarPil1.1, whole genome shotgun sequence encodes the following:
- the sst6 gene encoding somatostatin 6: MGVLVRVDTCSVAQSAWITMRVLTSLVPLILIVWCGGQTGALPVQEKTLSNESLVVEERMLLLKMLAGLTEKNLTEENLTSYDQEGLLNGTLKETSVPTPQERSPCKNFFWKTFSSC